Part of the Longimicrobium sp. genome, CGCCGAAGACTGGCGCACTCTCGTGGCGGAGTTCAAGGCGCTGGTGCGCGAGGCGACCGGCAAGGACTTCCCGACGGACCCCAAGGCGCAGCTCTGGGGCGCCATCCAGGCCGTCTTCAACTCGTGGAACACCCCGCGCGCCATCGCCTACCGCCGCATCAACAACATCTCGCACGACCTGGGGACGGCGGTGAGCGTCTGCTCGATGGTGTTCGGCAACATGGGGAACGACTCGGGGACGGGGGTCTGCTTCACCCGCGACCCATCGACCGGTGAGCGCTGCCTGTACGGCGAGTTCCTGGTGAACGCGCAGGGCGAGGACGTGGTGGCCGGCATTCGCGACCCGCTGCACATCGACGGGATGGCCGCGGCGCTCCCCGGCGCGTATCAGGAGCTGCTCGCCGCGCAGCAACGGCTGGAGACGCACTACCGCGACGTGCAGGACCTGGAGTTCACGGTGGAGCGCGGGCACCTCTTCCTCCTCCAGACCCGCTCCGCCAAGCGCTCCGCCGCCGCCGCCGTCCGCACCGCCGTGGACATGGTGGACGAGGGGGTGATCTCCGTCGAGGAAGCGGTGCTGCGAGTGAAGCCGGAGCAGCTCGACCAGCTCCTCCACCCGATGATCGACCCCGGCGCCGACGTCAAGGTGCTGACGACGGGGCTCCCCGCGTCGCCCGGCGCGGCGTCGGGGCGCGTGGTCTTCAACCCGGACGAGGCGGCGGAGCGCGGGCCGCACGAGCCCGTGATCCTGGTGCGGCGCGAGACCTCGCCCGAGGACTTCCACGGGATGGTGGCCGCGCAGGCGATCCTCACCGCGCGCGGCGGGATGACCTCGCACGCGGCGGTGGTGGCGCGCGGGATGGGGAAGTGCTGCGTGGCCGGCGCGAGCGAGGTGCAGGTGGACGAGGCGTACCGCCGCTTCCGCGTGGGCGAGACGGTGGTGCACGAGAACGATTGGATCACGCTGGACGGGAGCACCGGGCGCGTGATCCTGGGGCAGGTCCCCACCCGTGAGCCGGAGCTGTCTCCACAGTTCCAGCGGCTGATGGAATGGGCGGACGGCTACCGAACCCTGCGCGTGCGCACCAACGCGGACACGCCGCACGACTCCGCCGTCGCCCGCCGCTTCGGCGCGGAGGGGATCGGGCTGTGCCGCACGGAGCACATGTTCTTCGAGGGCGACCGCATCGACGCGGTGCGCGAGATGATCCTGGCGGAGGGCGGGGCGAAGCGGGCTATCGCGCTCGCCAAGCTCCTCCCCATGCAGCGCGCGGACTTCGAGGGGATCTTTCGGGCGATGGATGGCCTCCCCGTCACGATCCGCCTCCTGGACCCGCCGCTGCACGAGTTTCTCCCACAGGGCGCGGCGGAGACGCGCGATCTGGCGCGCAAGCTGGGGCTGGACCCGGTGCGCCTTCGCATGCGGGTGGAGGAGCACCACGAGAGCAACCCCATGCTCGGCCACCGCGGCTGCCGGCTGGGGATCAGCTACCCGGACATCACCTGGATGCAGGCGCAGGCCATCTTCGAAGCCGCCGTCGCCGTGCAGAGGGAAGGCGTGACGGTGTGCCCGGAGATCATGATCCCGCTGGTATCCACCGCCGAGGAGCTGCGCCGCCAGCGCCAGATCGTGGACGAGTGCGCCGCCGAGGTCTTCGAGCAGACGGGGGAGCGGGTGGCGTACCTGGCCGGCACCATGATCGAGCTGCCGCGCGCCGCCCTCACCGCCAACAAGATCGCGGAGCACGCGCAGTTCTTCTCCTTCGGCACCAACGACCTGACGCAGACCACCTTTGGCCTGTCGCGCGACGACGCGGGGCGCTTCCTCCCTAAGTACGTGGAGGACGGCATCCTCCCCGACGATCCGTTCCAGACGCTGGACCAGGAGGGGGTCGGGCGGCTGGTGGAGATCGCCTCGGACCTCGGCCGCGGCGTGCAGCCGGAGCTGAAGCTGGGCGTCTGCGGCGAGCACGGCGGCGACCCGCGCTCGGTGCAGTTCTTTCACCGCGTCGGCCTGGATTACGTCTCTTGCTCGCCCTACCGCGTGCCGATCGCGCGGCTGGCGGCGGCGCATGCGGCGTTGAACGATCCCGCACGCCGGCCGGCCCCGCAGAGTTCCACGCGGCGTCGATGAGGGGCGATCGTCCCGGACCTCCTATATAAGTGAACAGAAGAATGCTACTTTCAGCAGATACCTTGGTCATCATCGGGCACAGCGTTGCTCAGGCCCCCAAATCGGATGGTAACTGGCTCCCTCTGTGGACGGGTTTGCTGGGTGGGATCTTGGGTGTTGCGGGCACATACCTCGCCGCCCGTATGGCCCGCAGCGTTGCATCCAAACAAATCATCGCGCAGAAAGACATCGCCGAGACACAGGTCCGAGCGACTGTTGTAAACTCGAACCGTATCCGGTGGATCGAGCAACTACGCAGCGAGGTCGCCGGGTTGATTGCGGTGTCGAGCCAGGTGGCGACTGATCGCGAGGCCGGTCTCTCACGGGACGTGATCAATGCAAAGCTTGACCGCGCGATGCTCCACGGCGCCATGATCCGTCTTCTCCTCTATCCAGACCAAACTGAGCAGAAGCCGCTCCTCGCCGCCACAGAGCAACTCCGGCAGGCCGTCAACAGCCATGATCCGGAAATCCCGGAGACGGCACAGCAAATCACATCTGCACAGAAGGCGGTGGAAGACGCTGCGGTGGCCGTGTTCGCTTATCATTGGAAGCGCGCAACGGAGTTCTCGAGTGCTGCGCAGATGGAGGCGTGAACGCAGCCAAATGCGTGAAGGGCGCGTAGCTACGGGGTCAACCCGCAACTACGCGCCAGAAATTCCGCGGTCGGTGTTGAAATCCGCTCAGCTGCGCGCCCTGAAGTTCACGATGGTCTGCGTGCCGTCCGGGCGGCGGCCGACGAGGGAGACGACGGCGCCGGGGCGGACGCCCTCCATGGCGGAGCGCAGCTCGGTGATCGTGCGGATCTCGCGGCCGTTGAAGCGCTCGATGCGGAAGCCCGGCATCAGCTGCGAAGCGCTTGGGCCGGAGGGGTCCACGCCCGTCACCACCACGCCCTCGGCGGAGGGGAGGCGGAGCTGCTGCGCGATCAGCGGCGTCACCGGGGCGGCCGCGAAGCCCAGGCGGTCCGCCGCGTCGCCGCTGGCGGCGGGGGCGGCGGTGCCGGTCCGCTCGGCGCGCGGCGAGTCGAAGGTGGCGAGCTTCACCGTGGCGCGCTGGCGGCGGCCGTAGCGGATGACCTCCAGCACCACCTCGTCGCCCGGCTGCTTGCGCATCACCTGCTCCATCAGGTCGCCCGTGTTGCGCACGGTGCCGCCGTCCACCGAGACGATCACGTCGCCCAGGCGCAGCCCGGCATCGCGGGCGCCGGCCTTGGGCTCGCTGCTGATGACGGCGCCCTCGGGAGCGCGCAGGCCGAACACCTCCGCGTCGGCCGGAGCGGCGTCGCGGATCTCCACGCCGAGCATGGGGCGGTGCACCACGCCGTATCGGATCAGGTCGTCCGCCACGCGCTTGGCGAGGTCGATGGGCACCGCGAACCCGTACCCGGAGTAGTAACCGGTGGGCGAAGCGATGGCCGAGTTGACGCCGACCACGCGGCCCTGCAGATCGACCAGCGGGCCGCCGGAGTTGCCGGGGTTGATGGCCGCGTCGGTCTGGATGAAGTGCTCCAGCGGAGACGTGGCGCCGGTGTTGCGGCCCATGATCCCCAGGCTGCGGCCCTTGGCGCTCACGATGCCGGCCGTGGTCGTCTGGCCCAGCGAGAGCGGATAGCCGAGGGCGAGCACCCAGTCGCCCGTCTCCAGCGCGTCGGAGTCGCCCAGGCGCACCACGGGGAGGTTCTTCGCGTCCACCTTGAGGACGGCGATGTCGGTGTTGGCGTCGCGCCCCACGACGCGCGCGTCGAGCTCGCGGCGGTCGTTCATCACCACCTTCACGCGCGACGCGCCGTCCACCACGTGGTTGTTGGTGATGACGTAGCCGTCCGCGGAGACGATGAAGCCGGAGCCGGACGACTGCGTGGGCCCCGAGCGCTGCGGGCCGCGGAAGAAGTCCTCGAACGGAGTGCCGCGCATCTCGGGCGGGATCTGCGCGTTGACCTGCCGCGCGGCGGACTCCACCTGGATGAAGACCACGGCCGGGAGCGCGGCGCTGCTGGCGGCGCGGAAGGCGCCCGAGAGCGCGTCGGCGGACGGCGCGGCGCGCACCACCGGCGCCGTGGGCGCCGAGGCGAGCGGGCCGCTCTGGGCCATCAGGTCGGGAAGCGGATTCTGCGCCGCGTCCGCCAGCGTCAGCCCCGCTCCGAGGCCGACGACGAGCGTGGTGGGGATGGCGAGCCTGCGAACGTAGCTGTTCATGGTCATACACGGGTTTGAGGTGCTCGGCGCCGCACTCGGTCCGCGGCGTCGTGGGTAAATTTACACATCACCCGTTCCAACGGTTCATGCGCCGGGTTAGTCGCGGGTTAAGCGTCGATTAAGGAGAGTTAATCCGCCCGCCGGAGTGGCCCCTCGTGGCTCGCGCGCGGGTATACGCATGCGACAACGCCCGGACGCGCCGGGCGCCCCCCCGCGACGGACTCTCCCCATGCGCATCCTGATCGTAGAAGACAACCCGCGGATCCTGGCGTTTCTGGCGAAGGGGCTGCGCGAGGAGGGGTACATCGTGGAAACGGCGGCCGACGGCGACTCCGCCTTCGACAAGGCGCGGACGCAGGGCTTCGACGCGGCGGTGGTGGACGTGATGATCCCGGGCCGCTCCGGCTTCGACCTGGTGCGCGACCTGCGCGCGTCCGGCGTCGCGCTCCCCGTGCTGATGCTGACGGCGCGCGACCGCACCGAGGACAAGGTGGAGGGGCTGGACTCGGGCGCGGACGACTACCTGACCAAGCCCTTCGACTTCAGCGAGCTGACCGCCCGCCTGCGCGCCCTCCTGCGGCGCCGCGTGGCCGGCGCCCCCGCCGTGCTGCGCGTGGGCGACCTGGAGATGGACCCGGCCACCCGCGAAGTGCGGCGCGGCAGCAGCTCGGTGGAACTGACGCCGCGCGAGTTCTCCCTCCTGGAGTACCTCCTCCGCAACGCGGACCGTCCCCTGTCGCGCGCCACGCTGATGGAGCACGTCTGGGGAATCCGTTTCGACCCGGGGACCAACATCGTGGACGTTTGCGTGAATGCGCTCCGCAACAAGCTGGGGCGCGAGCCGGAGCTGATCCACACCGTGCGCGGCGTGGGCTACGCGATCCGCACCCCGGAGCGAGCCGAATGAACCGTACCTCCCTGCGGCGCGAGCTGGTGGTGGGCTACTCGGTGATCCTGCTGGCGTCGCTGACGCTCTTCGCGGGGATCACCTACGCCATCCTGCGGCAGTCGCTCGCCCGCACGGGCACGCAGTCGCTCCGGCAGACGGCGGCGGCGGCGGAGCAGCTCGTGGCCCCGCCAGACATCCCCCGCGTGGAGGTGATCGAAGATCGCATCCCCTCCGCCGTGGGCGACGTGGAGACGCTGCGCCGCCGCACCCGCCTGGTCACGGGGCAGACGGTGGACATCGTGGTGGCGCGCACCGGCGACGTGGAGAAGAAGGCGCTGCGTGCCTTCTCCGTGATCGCGTTCTTTCTGATCCCGCTCACGGGGATCGCGGCGGCGCTGGCGGGATGGTCGGTCGCCAACCGCCTCCTGAAGCCGCTCAACCGCCTGGTCGCCGCCTCGCGCGAGATCGGGATCGCCGCGCTGGACCGCCGGGTGGACGAGCCGGAGCACCCCGCCGAGCTGCGCGAGCTGGCCCAGGCGTACAATGGCATGCTCGGCCGGCTGCAGCGCGCCGTCGAGGCCCTGCGCCGCTTCACCGCCGACGCGAGCCACGAGCTGCGCACCCCGCTCACCGCCATCCGCGGCACGGCGGAGGTGGCGCTGGCCCGCCCCCGCTCGCCGGAGGAGCTGCGGGACACGATGGGCGAGATCCTGGAGGAGACGCGCTCGATGCTGGCGCTGGTGGAGGACCTGCTGACGCTGGCGCGGGGCGAGGAAGCCTCGGTCCCCCGCCCCACCGCCCCGGTCGACCTCGTCGCCGTGCTGCGCGACGTGCAGGACATCGGCGAGGCGCTGGCGGAGGGGAAGCCGGTGGCGGTGCGGCTGGATGCGCCCGAGTCCGTGATCGTGCA contains:
- a CDS encoding ATP-binding protein; its protein translation is MNRTSLRRELVVGYSVILLASLTLFAGITYAILRQSLARTGTQSLRQTAAAAEQLVAPPDIPRVEVIEDRIPSAVGDVETLRRRTRLVTGQTVDIVVARTGDVEKKALRAFSVIAFFLIPLTGIAAALAGWSVANRLLKPLNRLVAASREIGIAALDRRVDEPEHPAELRELAQAYNGMLGRLQRAVEALRRFTADASHELRTPLTAIRGTAEVALARPRSPEELRDTMGEILEETRSMLALVEDLLTLARGEEASVPRPTAPVDLVAVLRDVQDIGEALAEGKPVAVRLDAPESVIVHGAAGSLRRLFLNLVSNAVKFTEAGVVEIRVRGANSAADGEEPAGDPGFVEVQVRDTGSGIAPEELPRVFDRFYRADAARERSGGTGLGLAIVRMIVDQHEGTIHAQSTQGEGSVFTVRLPVARVTALVRPEPEALGRVA
- a CDS encoding trypsin-like peptidase domain-containing protein; the protein is MNSYVRRLAIPTTLVVGLGAGLTLADAAQNPLPDLMAQSGPLASAPTAPVVRAAPSADALSGAFRAASSAALPAVVFIQVESAARQVNAQIPPEMRGTPFEDFFRGPQRSGPTQSSGSGFIVSADGYVITNNHVVDGASRVKVVMNDRRELDARVVGRDANTDIAVLKVDAKNLPVVRLGDSDALETGDWVLALGYPLSLGQTTTAGIVSAKGRSLGIMGRNTGATSPLEHFIQTDAAINPGNSGGPLVDLQGRVVGVNSAIASPTGYYSGYGFAVPIDLAKRVADDLIRYGVVHRPMLGVEIRDAAPADAEVFGLRAPEGAVISSEPKAGARDAGLRLGDVIVSVDGGTVRNTGDLMEQVMRKQPGDEVVLEVIRYGRRQRATVKLATFDSPRAERTGTAAPAASGDAADRLGFAAAPVTPLIAQQLRLPSAEGVVVTGVDPSGPSASQLMPGFRIERFNGREIRTITELRSAMEGVRPGAVVSLVGRRPDGTQTIVNFRARS
- the ppdK gene encoding pyruvate, phosphate dikinase — its product is MAEQHVYFYGANQTEGSGEMKELLGGKGAGLAEMARIGVPVPPGFTITTECCRHFIRTGGYPDALPAEVDAALHRLEEATGKTFGGGGRPLLVSVRSGAAVSMPGMMDTILNLGLNDETAAALAAESGDERFAFDSYRRFVQMYSNVVLGIRGERFEHLLEQAKERRGVREDTDLSAEDWRTLVAEFKALVREATGKDFPTDPKAQLWGAIQAVFNSWNTPRAIAYRRINNISHDLGTAVSVCSMVFGNMGNDSGTGVCFTRDPSTGERCLYGEFLVNAQGEDVVAGIRDPLHIDGMAAALPGAYQELLAAQQRLETHYRDVQDLEFTVERGHLFLLQTRSAKRSAAAAVRTAVDMVDEGVISVEEAVLRVKPEQLDQLLHPMIDPGADVKVLTTGLPASPGAASGRVVFNPDEAAERGPHEPVILVRRETSPEDFHGMVAAQAILTARGGMTSHAAVVARGMGKCCVAGASEVQVDEAYRRFRVGETVVHENDWITLDGSTGRVILGQVPTREPELSPQFQRLMEWADGYRTLRVRTNADTPHDSAVARRFGAEGIGLCRTEHMFFEGDRIDAVREMILAEGGAKRAIALAKLLPMQRADFEGIFRAMDGLPVTIRLLDPPLHEFLPQGAAETRDLARKLGLDPVRLRMRVEEHHESNPMLGHRGCRLGISYPDITWMQAQAIFEAAVAVQREGVTVCPEIMIPLVSTAEELRRQRQIVDECAAEVFEQTGERVAYLAGTMIELPRAALTANKIAEHAQFFSFGTNDLTQTTFGLSRDDAGRFLPKYVEDGILPDDPFQTLDQEGVGRLVEIASDLGRGVQPELKLGVCGEHGGDPRSVQFFHRVGLDYVSCSPYRVPIARLAAAHAALNDPARRPAPQSSTRRR
- a CDS encoding response regulator transcription factor; translated protein: MRILIVEDNPRILAFLAKGLREEGYIVETAADGDSAFDKARTQGFDAAVVDVMIPGRSGFDLVRDLRASGVALPVLMLTARDRTEDKVEGLDSGADDYLTKPFDFSELTARLRALLRRRVAGAPAVLRVGDLEMDPATREVRRGSSSVELTPREFSLLEYLLRNADRPLSRATLMEHVWGIRFDPGTNIVDVCVNALRNKLGREPELIHTVRGVGYAIRTPERAE